A genomic segment from Ptychodera flava strain L36383 chromosome 23 unlocalized genomic scaffold, AS_Pfla_20210202 Scaffold_23__1_contigs__length_28996876_pilon, whole genome shotgun sequence encodes:
- the LOC139123663 gene encoding uncharacterized protein gives MCDNHRDCDGFHLCNLNTCKCDWCVPGYRGKRCNLPCESGKYGYDCNYSCYDVCGSEHCHHITGNCTTCPTGYHGENCNKKCPTDYYGYNCLEKCQCSEKVICDHQVGCTYGEDRTTSMQYSTSTSQQSEVTTLGQSDTDSASTTQQSQVTMRRQSDTVSALTTQQSQVTMRGRPEHNDPVTNGSNSSTKQIQDSENRINGDLDDIVEDNLPLIIGVCVFLVVLVIVIVIICIVCCRRRKRTENKRNAHYENVDVAVERTDNLAMFVSTNDYEMADMGTPGTTILTNDRHPTNLQHGDDWSNGNEDNRNRGILEYAQVDKTRKKQTMAVVRPHYSEVAVNGETSTAESRNAPREAVHYYTLEEVDDKQTNFTGARALSGGPHSEEGVSRSDGRAHGEVDCQSQNAPRDDVHYYTLEEVDNKQTNFTGARVLSGRPNSEEGVSGSDGGAHGEVDCQSQNAPREDVHYYTLEEVDDKQTNYTGARVLSGGPHSEEGGSGSDEGAHEEEDYNVVDRTGKSYKIPLDGNEPVNYERLGMGKEDVPTYEDTDYNKLNFGPKQFDSNQESEYSSYQH, from the exons ATGTGTGACAACCATAGGGACTGTGATGGTTTTCATCTCTGCAATTTAAACACCTGTAAGTGTGACTGGTGCGTCCCGGGTTACAGAGGGAAACGGTGCAATCTGCCATGTGAGTCTGGCAAATATGGATATGATTGTAACTATTCATGTTATGATGTCTGTGGATCTGAACATTGCCACCACATCACCGGGAACTGTACAACATGTCCTACTGGTTACCATGGTgaaaactgcaataaaaagtGTCCCACTGATTACTATGGTTACAACTGCCTGGAGAAATGTCAATGCAGTGAAAAGGTGATTTGCGATCATCAAGTAGGATGTACCTATGGAGAGGATCGCACAACATCAATGCAAT ATAGCACATCGACGTCGCAACAGTCTGAAGTGACAACGCTTGGACAATCAGATACAGACAGCGCATCGACAACACAACAGTCGCAAGTGACAATGCGGAGACAATCAGATACAGTCAGCGCATTAACAACACAACAGTCGCAAGTGACAATGCGGGGACGACCAGAACACAACGACCCAGTGACAAATGGTTCAAACAGCTCTACAAAACAGATACAAGACTCAGAAAACAGAATAAACGGAGATCTGGATGACATAGTGGAAGATAATCTCCCATTGATCATTGGTGTTTGTGTATTTCTTGTCGTACTGGTAATTGTAATCGTTATAATATGTATTGTGTGTTGTAGAAGGAGAAAAAGAACAGAAAATAAAAG AAATGCTCACTATGAGAATGTTGATGTTGCTGTAGAAAGAACTGACAACTTGGCAATGTTTG TATCTACCAATGACTATGAGATGGCCGATATGGGAACTCCTGGAACTACTATTTTAACAAATGACAGACATCCAACAAATTTGCAACACGGTGATGATTGGAGTAATGGAAATGAGGACAACAGAAACAGGGGTATTCTAGAGTATGCACAGGTTGACAAGACAAGAAAGAAGCAAACGATGGCAGTAGTTCGCCCTCACTACTCTGAGGTAGCAGTAAATGGTGAGACTTCAACTGCTGAGTCCCGGAATGCACCTAGAGAAGCTGTTCATTATTACACACTTGAGGAAGTtgatgacaaacaaacaaattttacaggTGCAAGAGCATTATCTGGAGGACCACATTCTGAAGAAGGGGTTTCACGTAGTGATGGAAGGGCACATGGGGAAGTAGATTGTCAGTCACAGAATGCACCCAGAGACGATGTTCATTATTACACACTTGAGGAAGttgataacaaacaaacaaattttacaggGGCAAGAGTATTATCTGGAAGACCAAATTCTGAAGAAGGGGTTTCAGGTAGTGATGGAGGGGCACATGGGGAAGTAGATTGTCAGTCACAGAATGCACCCAGAGAAGATGTTCATTATTACACACTTGAGGAAGTtgatgacaaacaaacaaattatacAGGGGCAAGAGTATTATCTGGAGGACCACATTCTGAAGAAGGGGGTTCAGGTAGTGACGAAGGGGCGCATGAGGAAGAAGATTATAATGTTGTCGATAGGACTGGGAAATCGTATAAAATCCCTCTGGATGGTAATGAGCCCGTCAACTATGAAAGACTTGGTATGGGAAAGGAGGATGTTCCTACCTACGAGGATACGGATTACAACAAATTGAACTTTGGTCCCAAACAGTTTGATTCCAACCAAGAATCAGAGTACAGCTCGTACCAACATTAG